The Setaria viridis chromosome 9, Setaria_viridis_v4.0, whole genome shotgun sequence sequence TGAAACAAGCACAACAATCTTAGCACGGCACAGGCAGCCATCTTTTAGCAAAATGTAAAATGTTCAAACAACTCTGTTCATTCGAAATCTTCGATATATGGAGCAGCAGTGCAGCACCACTAATGTGCTGTCTGGTTCAGCTTTGTAAGCGGTAAGTAAATGTGATCAGAATGCAGCGCAAACAGTTACAATTTAAAGGGGAGCGACGATTGTTTGTTTCGATCGGGTGGAGAACTGTCATCGCCGCCACAGCGTTACCTGTTCACGCTAGGAGGTTGCCAGGTGGGCTATGGGCGGTATCGACTTTCTATAGCCTAATAGAGGGTCACGGTGTGAACGGATTACAGTACAGACTAATCAGACAGAAAATAGCGTGATCAGATCACACTGTGAACGGCTAACAGCCTAAAAAGCCCCAACCATACAGCACCTAAATGGTGATAAGCTTCCTCAAGATGGATATGACTATTTAAGCTGCTTGGAACATAGATAAATTCACATAAAAATGATTAATTCCTGAAACAATTGGAAAAAATTCCCATGTTCCAAACAGAGCACGAGGAAAGACAATAAAGCTGCTGCAGAAGGACCAGCTGCGAGTAGCCATTAATTTCACACAATGACTGGGGATTGTTGGGTCACTAGAACAATCTCAGCATGTTACGCCAACTCATTGCTCTTTCTCATCAATGCCAGCTGTTTCTTTTGTTTATTTGCATTGTTCCACACGACCCATTTGTTGCTACCTTAGTTAAAAAACcagttatttttttcaattataGGGTTCTACTGCCTTACCAAGGGGCAATATGTTTGAATGCAGAATCAAAACTTTTGGTGTACTCCTTCCATGAGCCGGTCAGCGTCTCATTTTAGTCTATAAAGAGTAAGTCTGTTTCCTTCTGTTCATtgagtttgaactttgaaaatgGAATATGATAGGAAGAAGTTCAGCTTGACTAATAACAAGGTCTTTCATGAAATTATGGTTGAACCCAAAACAAAAAAGCATGGCAGAATAGGTACGTACTTCTCCGCCTTCTTGCTGGCTCCATTTTGAATTGCAGCTGGGTATTTTAGCTTCCTCACTCTTTTGCTTTTCAAGAAGCTGTGCACCTCTCTTTGCCTTTACTTCTACACCCTTCAGGTACTTTGTAGGATTTCCTTGATTGTCGTAGTAGCGCCCAATAAGTTTACCGGCAAATCTGCATTGCACATGCAAAAGCAATCTTACAAGGGGATAGATCATGCATTAAATTGTTCCGAGAACATGACCCACTACTTCCACGACAGTTAACGTGTTTTTTATGGCATACACATTTGAGTATTAACATGGACAATACATAGTAATGGATTTGAAAACATGAAGAGCAACCAGAAGTGCTTTAATGTGGACAAATTATCACGTTTTCCAAACAAGTGGCCTGCTATCCTGCCAGAGCGCTAGGCGACACAGTGCCACCCCCTGTCCGCTTAGGGTCTAGCCCTTCCTAGGATACCGTATATGATTCTCTGAAGCCTCATGGTTTACCAGATACTAAAGGGAAAAAAGTAACATCAAGATCATGAAGACGCTCCTAGAAAGTGGCTCACATGTATCTCTCGAAGtaaaatttcctccaatcaacAATGCTGTTTACCTGAAAGGAAATTGGGAAATCCATCACATTAGAAAATTCAACTTAGCAAaataaagagagagaaaagagaagtCTGTAAATGCTTTTATTCTACGCTAGTATGCACATACAGTATTCACATGATACTTGTTCATGCAAAGATATTCCATGGTATGTCCACACCTAAATCCATGCAAGCTAGAAGCACACGAGGACAAATATTTAGTCTGAACTAACACTTTAGTAAGAAAATTGACTATATTGCAGAAATGGTTAGAGCAGGAGACCAAACAATTTCAATTGAAGCCAACTGCTTTCCTAGCCCAAAATTTATGAACATTTGTCCCGCTGTCTAAGTCTAAGCTACATATTTGCATTCACTGCAAGATTTATGGACTTAAATAACCCATACATATTGTATTGTAGTACCTCACTGCTTGATAAACCATGTAAAGAATCAGTCAGGCCGTCACCTGTTCAAGCAGGGAAAAGTTACTGTAGCAAAATGCCATATAAACTTCAGCAGTTaagaaacatatttttttttctagaatctTATCAGGATCTTTACTTATGGtcaatttacaaaaaaaaaacgagaAAAAAGCATTAATATAAGCTGGATGCAGGATGCTAGATTAGCTTCCAGGAAGTTCAATAAGGCAGGAAAAGGCAGTTTCTACATCACCCATAAAAAATCATATCACTATAGTATCCTCTTGATCAAATAAAACTGCATTTTATTCATGGACCCAAGCCCTTTTTCCTTCCTTAAGATAAACCAGGCATTATCTTTTATCCCATTTCCTAGTGCAGAGAGTCTGTAAATGCAACCCCTTCAGCGGTTCCTTGCAAGGTTCTTTTTCAACACAGAATTTTCgtcttgcccccccccccccccaccaccacacacacacacacacacacacataaaaTACCACTTAGATCAGGCAGTAGGAGTAGGAAATTACTTGGCCAATCATTCTACCGTTTGCTGGTTCTTGTAATTAATGTCAATACTGCTAGTAGTAATAGAACATTAAGCTGAAGAATACTTGTGGTGTTGACAGTCCAAAACCATGAATTGGTGACATCATTAGCTCTACGAAGTCGACATCAACTCGCTCATCTGAATTATTGACTGAACTAACTAGCAATAAGACACGAACTTACCTGTAAAATTTCCAGAAACAAACGCCCGTGATGCATCCCTGTCATGAGAATGCTGTTTTAACATCAGCATGTGTAGCAACTAAAGAAAAAGGGTATGAAAGTGTTGATGTTGGCAAAAATATAAGAACTACCCTCCTATAATTTGTAACAGCAAAGCTGCAGAAACATAATTCATAACAATGGAAATGAAAAAGGCACTAGACATATAAGAATGCAACCTGCCAGCAAAGTGATGATAACCTCCTCCAGGACCATAATGTGACCTCCCTTTTGTAACGTCAAACACTGAGCTGCAGCATCAGAGGAAAGGGAAAATCATTCACAAAGTCATACCAGTTAAATAGCCAAGACAATACGAcagaattcttttttttttcgagaatatgcaggagagctgtgtatctttgtattaagaagaaaattaAGGTTGGTTTTACATCGTGGGCCAtccgggcacacgcacacggctCAACTATTCACTAGGCGATTATACAAATAAGAATACAACCAAAGCTAGGACCTGAGGCTCACTATGAAGCTAACTAATTGCTAGCGACCCTACTGCAGCTGGCCATCCCAAAGCAGCCAAGTGCTTGGCGCCGGCGCTGATCCAAAGGTGGCCTTCTTCCAGGATTGCGTTGAACAACCGTGCAGCTGAATTGGCCGGTCGTCTATCGAAGACTCTGTCATTCCTTTCCTTCCAGATTCTCCAAGAAATTAACATGAATGCAGAGTTCATTCCTTTTTTCTTTAGATTGTTCAGCCCCATTCTCTTCTGAAGCCACCAATCGGTTAGAACGCAAGTATGTGATGCGAGAATGCAACTGTGCCATTGTCCTCTCGAGGGATGAGAGTCCAAGAACCTTACACTTGAGTTCTCTTCTCAACTGAGCTTCCTCTTGTGTCAACGGTCGCACTTCCTGTGCCCGATCCAGCCATAGCACTATTGTCTTGGCGACGAGCAATTGGGTCTTGATCTGCCCGACACTACGCTGGCTCCAGCTCTGCAGCTCTCGAGCTGTGCTCTTGAGCAAGATGTCAACTCGGGTTGAAGGGGTCCAAGACCAAGTCAGGGCATGTCCAACCCCTTTGAACAGCCTCAATGTAGCCAGGTATCTTAAGCCACCAGTTTTCGAAGTGAAATCACCGCTTGACATGGAAAGTAGCATTCGTTGCCAAGTGGAGCGGGCAATGGTCAGACATGTCAGACGAGAGGGCCTGCAAGAAGCAGTAGGGGAAACGCAGCTCCCAATTGACAGTTACGAGGATCCTGTCCAGCTTCTCTAGCGTCGGGTTCTCCCTCTCGTTACTCCAAGTGTAGCGGCGACCATGGAGGAAAATATCCTTTAATTCCATTTCATCAACGAACCTCCGGAACCTGCCCAAATTCCTGCGGTTGATGCGGTGGTTGTTCTTGTCAGCGGCGTCCAGGATGAGGTTGAAGTCGCCAGCGATCATCCACGGGCAGGTGATTTGGTTTTGGATCGAACGGAGCTCCTCCAGGAACTCAATTTTATCAGCGTCTGGTTGTGGCCCATGAACCGATGTGAGGCACCAGTGCTCAGAGTCGGCGCCCATTGTTATACGGCAGAATTCAAATTTACTGACAACATCACCCACAGATCTCAAAGAAAGATGCACTTAATTTTTCATTTCTTTACCAGATTATTAGTTTATTACACATCCTTTGTCTGACCATAGTTGAATATCATACTTAAACAACACAGCGGAAAACTTTGTACAATAACAAAGCAAAAATGTAGGCATATGAGGGAAAAGCAGGAGTACCCCAAAATCCCGAGTAGTATGGGCAACCCCTCATCCGTTCCATTGTACACGGATAGCTCCTCCACTGTCCACAACCTCTGCCCTCCCATCGCAACATCAGACTCAAGAggtaagtaaaaaaaaaaagttattccGATCTCACGAAGGTACATAATCTCTGCCCATTGCAACATCAGACTCAAGAGGTAAGTGAAAAAAAAGTATTCCAATCTCACGAAGTTACAGAGGTCGAAACTGGCAGTGTTTGACGCTAGAGCTACAAACCAGACGAACCACAATGTGACACGACATGTCTATATCAGGCCATTACTCGATGAGCACGACTAAGCAACATCAGTTGTCACTGGTTACAAACGGCTGCTTCCGCAGACTAGAATTAATAAGCGAGATCTATATAGCACATTAAATTGAGAAGCATCAAAGTAGCGAGGAGTAGAGGACATACCGGCTTCCTAAGACGGTAGAGCTGGAGGACGACGGCTAGCAGCGCGGCGAGCAGCGCGAGAACAAGGAGGAGGCGAGCGCCGCGCGCCATCGCACTGGCTCCCAAGAGATCCGCAAGGCCCTTCGAGTCCACCAGATCAAACCGCCTCCTCGGCAGCGCTCGCGAGCTAGGGCTGCCCTTGGGACCTGGTGGCGTAGTTCCGGCGAGGTCGAATTTCGCTGGTAGCAGCTACCGATCGTCGTCGGAGCGGAAGACGGGGGCGGTGGATTTGCAGGAAACGCAGAGGCGCTCGGCGAGGGGAGGGGGaacacggggggggggggggggggggggggggggggggggtggggggggggggggggtgactCGTTGACTGGGCCGGCAAGCTGAGCGGAAGAGGAGGGCTGGAGTTCCATGTCATCAAGTGAAAAAGCAGGAAGGCTGATGTGGCACTTAAATGGCCCGTGTGGTGGCAAATTTCGAATaaaaagaggggggggggggggggggggggggcgggggcaggtgtcaattttatttttattttcttttgcaaaacgGAACATAGAATCAGGTTTGCCGCGTGCTTGTTAAGTTGCTTGATTGGAATCGAATCAGGCTTCTTTTTCTGTTTTGGTGGAGATTGTGGGagatataaaattataaatacGCTGCGAAGCCTGCGTATTTTCATCGCGAGTTGCATCAGGAGTTCAGAGGTGTACAAGGGGACCCTTCGCGAGGTCGCGAGCTTGGCGCTATTCATGGAGTCAAATAACGTTCAAATCCATGtaagttttattttcttttattctctcttctcctttgcgTGCTTCTCTTTTTCTTACTCTCATGTAATAGAAACTgcaattttattaaaaaaaattaccatGTGTTCTAGATAGGGGAAAAAACTATAGTTAGTCTCCAATTGCTTTCATCTAACATCATCTATCACCTTACTTGCTCCTTTTGCATCATCCTAGAAGTACATGTAGTTTCTTCTGCATTATCAGTTTTTATAACAGAAGTGCTGTTTGTTTTTAAGGTGGAGGATGAGGATAGGTTGAGCAAATTGCCTGATGACATATTACTTGACATCTTGGGAAAAGGAAACATGAATACATGCATCAGAGCTAGCTTCTTGTCAGCTCGATGGAGGCACCTTCCTTCCTTACTGTCTCATATCAGCTTGGATATCTCGGACTTTGTGATTTCTGATGACTCTTTTTTAAATCCTACAGTGGTTGATGAGGCCATGGCATGTATGACCAAAGTAGCAAGGATATCCCTGGCAGTGTCAGGGAGAAAACGTACCATGAAAGCAGTAAGCCTTCGTGTTGTCCTCACTAGCAATTATTTATGTGACATTTGGTAAAATAGTTTGCGAAGCTATTGACAATGGTGAAGTGGAGAGTGTGGAGCTTGCCCTACAAACTGTGAAGCTCAGTTTGGAGTGCCGTGAGATGGATGTGTTACAACATGGGAAGGACCtaatctgttttttttaatgCCACCACCACTCTGTTTCGGCATCTATCAAGGCTCTTTCTGTACAATGCACGTTTTGATGAATTGCAAATGGATCGTCTACTAAATAGTTGCGAGCAATTGCAACATTTAGAGCTCGATAATTGTGATACTGGGGATGAACCTGTTCTGAAAACCAACATCCCAAACTCGAAGATCTCTTACCTAAAACTATGCTCCTGTTTGTTTGAGAAGGTTGAGTTCTTGTGTCTTCCAAAACTATCAGAGTTACATTATGAATTATCGTACTCTTTGAATACCCCCTTTTCTTTGGGCATTGTTCCATGCCTTGAGGAAGTGCGTCTTGTTTGCAAAATGGCAAGCTATCAATCTGGATATAATTTAAGTGAGCTTTTGCATGGTACAAAAGAAATACATGCTCTTACTTTGGATTTCGAAGGAGAGAAGGTAAAGGTTTACATACATGCTCTATCATATTTGTTTCTTTGCATGCTGCATTGATGCTTTGTTTAGTCATTTCATTTATCTAGAATAACGTGGAAGCATGGCCGTTGGTGCAATTATTATTTATTACTTTTGAAATGATGGCTAATGTAATCTGGATATGATTATTATTTATCTAATTAGGTGTGGATGCTGCCAGAAGGACAGAAGCTCCATAGTTTGTTCCAGAATTTAAGTAAGTTGTTTATACATGGCATTTATGCCAAATTTGGACTTTCATGGACCATAACAGTACTTGAAGCTGCACCATTTATCAAGACATTTGGTATCAAGGTAATAGCTACTTATCCTTGCTTTATTTAATTCATCTCACCGTCCTTTTGTTATGCACAACATGTACTTTTACATATTTGATTGGAGTTGTGTTCACTGTCAAACAAAGATGAAGGCTAACGACAAGTCATGCTCATTTTGAATTTAGGTGTGTGATCATGTCTGTACCGAGAAAAACAGGAGGCTGTATGCCAAAAGAATTAATCCTTGGCAGAAAAACAATAAGCTGAACAGCTCCAGGCATTTGAATTTAACAAGGCTTGAATTTGGAGGTTTCATGGCAGTGAAGAAACATTTGCAGTTTGTCAGAGCTGTCATGGACTACGCCTCCAGTTTAGAGACTATCCTTCTGGAAGATAAAGATCCCTGCGAATATTGTGATGAAGTCAATAGCAATCGCCCTATTCTTCGACAGGTTCCATCTTTCCAAAAAATAAACGCGAGCAAGAAATGACGCGGAATCAGCTTGGCGTTGGGGTTTCATGCTCCGTGCAAATAATTTTCAAGTGATGCATGTTGCAGTGCAGTGGCTTTTCAAAGCACTTGTTTCAAGATCTTTGATGTTAGTGGCAACTGAGCATCTTGTAAGGATATGTAAAAGTTAAATATAGCTGGAA is a genomic window containing:
- the LOC117836461 gene encoding F-box/FBD/LRR-repeat protein At5g56420, producing the protein MESNNVQIHVEDEDRLSKLPDDILLDILGKGNMNTCIRASFLSARWRHLPSLLSHISLDISDFVISDDSFLNPTVVDEAMACMTKVARISLAVSGRKRTMKAVSLRVVLTSNYLCDICFFNATTTLFRHLSRLFLYNARFDELQMDRLLNSCEQLQHLELDNCDTGDEPVLKTNIPNSKISYLKLCSCLFEKVEFLCLPKLSELHYELSYSLNTPFSLGIVPCLEEVRLVCKMASYQSGYNLSELLHGTKEIHALTLDFEGEKVWMLPEGQKLHSLFQNLSKLFIHGIYAKFGLSWTITVLEAAPFIKTFGIKVCDHVCTEKNRRLYAKRINPWQKNNKLNSSRHLNLTRLEFGGFMAVKKHLQFVRAVMDYASSLETILLEDKDPCEYCDEVNSNRPILRQVPSFQKINASKK
- the LOC117839333 gene encoding membrane-associated progesterone-binding protein 4 isoform X1, encoding MLQWAEIMYLREIGITFFFYLPLESDVAMGGQRLWTVEELSVYNGTDEGLPILLGILGSVFDVTKGRSHYGPGGGYHHFAGRDASRAFVSGNFTGDGLTDSLHGLSSSEVNSIVDWRKFYFERYIFAGKLIGRYYDNQGNPTKYLKGVEVKAKRGAQLLEKQKSEEAKIPSCNSKWSQQEGGEVWCDTGYPRLVRRPGDIALTGQVSQRCACFQEDELNKPGLVAYQGCDHLSKSCKVN
- the LOC117839333 gene encoding membrane-associated progesterone-binding protein 4 isoform X2, which translates into the protein MARGARLLLVLALLAALLAVVLQLYRLRKPRLWTVEELSVYNGTDEGLPILLGILGSVFDVTKGRSHYGPGGGYHHFAGRDASRAFVSGNFTGDGLTDSLHGLSSSEVNSIVDWRKFYFERYIFAGKLIGRYYDNQGNPTKYLKGVEVKAKRGAQLLEKQKSEEAKIPSCNSKWSQQEGGEVWCDTGYPRLVRRPGDIALTGQVSQRCACFQEDELNKPGLVAYQGCDHLSKSCKVN